The genomic region TCGCGTAAGCTCTTCCTCATGTCTGCATATTTGAAGTGATACACACGCTCGACAAAAATCGCTAACACATTGATATTGCACGCTTTATCATTTACTCTACTAGTTCGGGCGGAATCGGGCCGGCGAGATCGTTGGACCGGAGGTCAAGCTGCCACAGGCTCCCAAGGCTGCCTAGTGCGGGAGGGATCGGCCCGGTCAGACTGCTGGAGACGAGGTTCAGCACCTCCAGGCTCCCCAGATTGGAGAGTTCGGGCGGAATCGAACCGGAGAAGTCGTTGTATCCAAGGTAGAGGAACTGCAGGCTCGCCAGGCGACCGAGTTCGGGCGGAATCGAGCTGATCAGATTGTTGGAGGAGAGAAAAAGCTCTCTCAGGCTCACAAGGTTGCCAATCTCGGGCGGGATCGGGCCGGAGAATCGGTTGCCGACCAGGTCGAGGTGCTCCAGGCTCGCCAGGTTGCCGAGTTCGGGCGGGATCGGACCGGCCAGATTGTTGGAGCCGAGACCAAGCTGCCTGAGTTTCCCGAGGTCGGCGAGTTCGGGCGGGATCGCACCGGAGAGGCCGTTGTATCCAAGGTAGAGGGATTCCAGGCTCGCCAGGTCGCCGAGTTCGGACGGGATCGGGCCGGTCAGGTCGTTGGAGCGGAGACCAAGCTGCCGGAGGTTGGCGAGGCTGGTGAGTTCGGGAGGGATCACACCGGAGAGGTCGTTGTCGCCAAGGTCGAGAGACTCCAGGCTCTCCAAGCGACCGAGTTCGGGCGGAACGGGACCGGTCAGATCGTTGGTGCCGAGATCAAGCTCCCTCAGGCTGCCAAGGTTGGTGAGTTCGGGAGGGATCCCGCCTGCCAGACCGTGTCGAATCCATGATCTGCTTCCGCTGTCCCAGCTTTGGCAATGAGATTGCCAACTGGTTTGATCCGTGAGGGTTACGGGATTGTCGGGTCGGACTCCCGGCGTTCGGTTCCCGCTGGTCTGCTCAGACCGCGGCTCTGCGCCGGTCTTCGAGCGCGGTCCTGAGTTGCGCTTCGTCGGCCTGCTGATAACAGCGCAGCACGGTCTTGGCCGACTTCCAGCCACCGAGTTCGCAGAGCACCTTGAGCGGCTGATGCATGAGATCGGACGCGAACTTTCGCCTGAGCGAGTGCCAGCCTCTCCCGCGCTTGGGCTCCAGTCCGGCGAGCGCTTCGGCCCTCTCCCACCACGCGCGGACCAGCGAGCTTTTGACGCAGCTTGCGGGGTCCCTCGGCGACGGCATGACCGGGGCGTGTCCGCCCTTGGCGCTCTCGCGCCGCGCCATTTCGAGGACGGCAACCGCCTCGGCGGTCACGGGCGTGCGGTGCTCGTATCCGGTCTTCTCGTGCTCGGCGCGCCACCGGATGGTCCTGCCCTCGAAGTCGATGTCCGACCAGCGAAGCTGCCGGACGGCCCCGATGCGGTGTCCGG from Candidatus Palauibacter soopunensis harbors:
- a CDS encoding leucine-rich repeat domain-containing protein, with product MAGSRPRPCCAVISRPTKRNSGPRSKTGAEPRSEQTSGNRTPGVRPDNPVTLTDQTSWQSHCQSWDSGSRSWIRHGLAGGIPPELTNLGSLRELDLGTNDLTGPVPPELGRLESLESLDLGDNDLSGVIPPELTSLANLRQLGLRSNDLTGPIPSELGDLASLESLYLGYNGLSGAIPPELADLGKLRQLGLGSNNLAGPIPPELGNLASLEHLDLVGNRFSGPIPPEIGNLVSLRELFLSSNNLISSIPPELGRLASLQFLYLGYNDFSGSIPPELSNLGSLEVLNLVSSSLTGPIPPALGSLGSLWQLDLRSNDLAGPIPPELVE